The Desulfobacterales bacterium genome contains a region encoding:
- the pyk gene encoding pyruvate kinase: MPFPANKTKIVCTIGPASDSPEILERMIRAGMNIARLNFSHGDFESHAETIQKIRAAAKAAEKQVAIMADLPGPKMRIGELEEEPIELAPDDLFTLTTEDIIGNQNRVSVSFSRLHEAVKTGDNLFLNDGLIEIAVMNVAGKEVECKVLVGGELRSRKGLNLPDIDLGISAFTERDHECLKFAMENGVDAVSQSFVETGQDIHAVRQAATDLGHDPFIIAKLERISARDHLDDILEASDGVMIARGDLGVEIPIERIAVAQKMIMQKANLTGKPVITATQMLESMTHSRRPTRAEATDVANAILDGTDCVMLSGESAMGEYPVDATAMLAKIAAATEPHRAFNPIEGQLRSRRQDDNIRKEDLIALSVDTALKRITPPTVLVPTRSGATARRITRFRLPVWITAISRLRKTCQNLLFSYGVQPVCEAEHPDDWKQWARNYLSLVGESGNLIVMTEGPSEKHPYRNNRMEILDLSDS, from the coding sequence ATGCCCTTCCCTGCTAACAAAACCAAAATTGTTTGTACTATCGGACCCGCTTCGGATTCCCCGGAGATTTTGGAGAGAATGATTCGCGCCGGCATGAATATCGCGCGGCTTAACTTTTCCCACGGCGATTTTGAAAGCCACGCGGAAACCATTCAAAAAATTCGGGCCGCGGCCAAAGCTGCTGAAAAACAGGTGGCCATCATGGCCGATTTGCCCGGCCCCAAAATGCGTATCGGAGAACTTGAAGAGGAGCCGATTGAATTGGCACCCGATGATCTTTTTACACTGACAACCGAAGACATCATCGGCAACCAGAACCGTGTGTCTGTTAGCTTTTCACGACTGCACGAGGCGGTCAAAACCGGAGACAATTTGTTTTTAAACGATGGTTTGATCGAGATAGCGGTTATGAATGTAGCGGGCAAAGAGGTCGAATGTAAAGTTCTTGTCGGTGGTGAGCTCAGGTCCCGTAAAGGGCTTAATTTACCCGACATCGATCTGGGCATCAGCGCCTTTACGGAACGTGATCATGAATGTTTAAAATTTGCCATGGAAAATGGTGTCGATGCCGTTAGCCAGTCTTTTGTGGAAACGGGCCAGGACATCCACGCGGTTCGCCAGGCCGCCACAGACCTCGGCCATGATCCGTTTATTATCGCCAAACTCGAGCGCATTAGCGCACGAGATCACCTCGATGATATTCTGGAAGCATCCGACGGCGTTATGATTGCCCGGGGAGACCTGGGTGTTGAAATCCCTATCGAAAGAATCGCCGTGGCCCAGAAGATGATCATGCAAAAAGCCAATCTGACCGGTAAACCCGTTATTACCGCCACCCAGATGCTGGAGTCAATGACCCATAGCCGCCGCCCTACAAGGGCCGAAGCCACCGATGTGGCCAATGCCATCCTGGACGGCACCGACTGTGTCATGTTGTCCGGCGAATCGGCCATGGGCGAATATCCAGTGGATGCAACGGCTATGCTGGCCAAGATTGCTGCAGCCACTGAGCCGCATCGCGCCTTTAACCCCATCGAAGGGCAGCTGCGATCGCGCCGTCAAGACGATAACATCCGCAAAGAGGATTTGATCGCCTTAAGTGTTGATACCGCTCTGAAACGGATCACACCACCGACGGTCCTCGTACCCACCCGCAGCGGCGCGACGGCCAGAAGGATTACGCGCTTTAGACTACCGGTCTGGATTACAGCCATTAGCCGCCTAAGAAAAACCTGTCAGAACCTGCTGTTTTCATATGGCGTTCAGCCGGTTTGTGAAGCCGAACACCCGGATGATTGGAAGCAATGGGCCCGCAACTACCTGAGCCTGGTAGGAGAAAGTGGTAACTTAATTGTTATGACCGAAGGTCCTTCTGAAAAACATCCCTACCGGAACAACCGTATGGAAATATTGGATCTGAGCGATTCATAA
- a CDS encoding class II fructose-1,6-bisphosphate aldolase yields the protein MTDMINYKDLGLVNTRDMFKKAMEGRYAIPAYNFNNMEQLQGIIIGCAESKSPVILQVSGSARKYADATFLPYMATGAVQMAKALGAQIPIALHLDHGNSFELAKACIDTGFSSVMLDGSHHPFDENAALTRQVVEYAHERDITVEGELGVLAGVEDEVSHEVSHYTKPEEVEEFVEKTGVDSLAISIGTSHGAHKFKVKPGEEVPPLRFDILEEIEKRVPGFPIVLHGASSVEPEYVKMINRFGGKMEDAVGIPEEQLRKAAGSAVCKINIDSDGRLAMTAAIRKVFAENPAEFDPRKYLGPARDALIKMIKYKNENVLGSANKA from the coding sequence ATGACGGATATGATCAACTACAAAGACCTGGGGCTGGTGAACACCCGCGACATGTTCAAAAAGGCCATGGAAGGCCGTTATGCCATCCCAGCCTATAACTTTAACAATATGGAGCAATTGCAGGGCATCATCATCGGGTGCGCGGAATCCAAATCGCCGGTGATTTTACAGGTGTCCGGCAGCGCCCGCAAGTATGCCGATGCCACCTTTTTGCCGTACATGGCCACCGGGGCGGTCCAGATGGCCAAAGCGCTGGGCGCGCAAATCCCCATCGCCCTGCATCTGGATCATGGCAACTCCTTTGAATTGGCCAAAGCGTGCATTGATACCGGCTTTTCTTCGGTGATGCTCGACGGCTCGCATCACCCTTTTGATGAAAACGCAGCGCTCACCCGACAGGTGGTTGAGTATGCCCATGAGCGCGATATTACCGTGGAAGGCGAGCTGGGGGTACTCGCCGGGGTGGAAGATGAAGTCTCACATGAAGTTTCACATTATACCAAACCGGAAGAGGTCGAAGAATTCGTAGAAAAAACCGGCGTTGACAGCCTGGCGATTTCCATCGGCACATCCCATGGTGCGCACAAGTTTAAAGTCAAACCAGGAGAAGAAGTGCCACCGCTTCGATTTGATATTCTGGAAGAGATCGAAAAACGGGTCCCGGGTTTTCCGATTGTGTTGCATGGGGCCTCATCCGTGGAACCCGAATATGTGAAGATGATTAACAGGTTCGGCGGTAAAATGGAAGACGCTGTCGGCATTCCCGAAGAGCAGTTGCGAAAAGCGGCCGGCTCTGCGGTCTGCAAAATTAATATCGACAGCGACGGTCGACTGGCCATGACCGCGGCCATCCGCAAGGTGTTTGCCGAAAATCCGGCTGAGTTCGATCCCCGCAAATACCTGGGACCGGCAAGGGACGCGCTGATTAAAATGATCAAATATAAGAATGAAAATGTGCTGGGTAGCGCAAACAAAGCATGA
- a CDS encoding glycosyltransferase family 4 protein — protein MVIAKTGDHVNNVGFISTRIAGTDGVSLELEKWADVFKKFGWTSYYFAGELDRPPERSYLVEEAHFTHPEIRKIHDNSFGVTVRDRALSKRIYQLAIHIKDHLYEFVKKFDIDLIIPQNALTIPMNIPLGIAITEYIAETSIPTIAHHHDFYWERDRFMVNSVSDYLRMAFPPVLPSIEHVVINSVADSQLSLRTGISAHVVHNVMDFDNPPPPPDEYTFDVRQALGIEDDELLILQPTRVVQRKGIEHAIELVHRLGRKAKLVISHASGDEGWDYENRLKDYSKLMNVNTIFVDDIINEERGTTPDGRKIYTLEDIYPYADLVTYPSTFEGFGNAFLETLYFKKPIVVNTYSIYLKDIKPKGFKVIEIDGYVTDKAVEQTKAVLDNPQLRQEMVDHDYELAKKYFSYSVLYQGLRNYMIDHGWLAPDTC, from the coding sequence ATGGTGATTGCAAAGACTGGAGACCATGTCAACAATGTCGGTTTTATTTCCACGCGCATTGCCGGTACCGATGGTGTATCGCTGGAGCTTGAAAAATGGGCAGACGTATTTAAAAAGTTTGGCTGGACAAGCTATTATTTTGCCGGTGAGTTGGACCGGCCGCCGGAGCGATCCTATCTGGTTGAAGAAGCCCATTTTACCCATCCGGAAATAAGGAAAATTCATGACAACTCTTTTGGCGTCACTGTCAGGGACCGCGCGCTCTCCAAAAGAATCTATCAACTGGCCATCCATATCAAAGACCACCTGTATGAATTTGTCAAAAAATTCGACATCGATCTGATTATTCCTCAAAACGCCCTGACCATTCCAATGAATATTCCCCTGGGAATTGCGATAACGGAATATATTGCTGAGACCAGCATCCCCACCATCGCGCATCATCATGATTTTTATTGGGAACGGGACCGTTTTATGGTCAATTCCGTCTCGGATTATTTAAGAATGGCATTTCCGCCGGTGCTGCCCTCCATCGAGCATGTGGTCATCAATTCGGTTGCCGACTCGCAGCTGAGTTTACGCACCGGTATATCCGCTCATGTGGTCCATAATGTGATGGATTTTGACAATCCACCGCCACCGCCGGATGAGTATACATTTGATGTCCGGCAGGCTTTGGGTATTGAGGACGATGAGCTCTTGATTCTGCAGCCCACCCGGGTGGTTCAGCGCAAAGGAATCGAGCACGCCATTGAATTGGTACATAGACTGGGCCGCAAGGCCAAACTGGTGATCTCGCATGCCTCCGGAGATGAGGGCTGGGACTATGAGAACCGGCTGAAAGATTACTCCAAGCTAATGAACGTCAACACGATATTCGTGGACGACATCATCAATGAGGAAAGAGGGACCACACCGGACGGCCGCAAAATTTACACCCTGGAGGACATCTACCCCTATGCGGATCTGGTCACTTATCCTTCGACGTTTGAGGGTTTTGGTAACGCCTTTTTGGAAACGCTGTATTTTAAAAAACCCATTGTGGTCAACACATATTCAATTTATCTCAAAGATATCAAACCCAAGGGGTTTAAGGTGATTGAAATTGACGGATATGTGACCGATAAAGCCGTTGAGCAGACCAAGGCGGTTCTCGATAATCCGCAACTTCGCCAGGAAATGGTCGATCATGACTATGAGCTGGCCAAAAAGTATTTTTCCTACTCGGTCCTTTATCAGGGACTCAGAAATTATATGATCGATCATGGTTGGCTGGCGCCGGATACATGCTAA
- a CDS encoding phospho-sugar mutase, translated as MTINALLAKAKDGFSTLDISQNYVDDALKWLEMWLSDAMFADYVSQIQYLIDNERWNFLLDAFYQIIPFGTGGRRGLVGIGPNRINTWTIQASAQGHSQYLINMYGEDAKQRGVVLTYDVRKYVQKGIYDDSAPNPVMDLDGRKLAIAAAEVYTANQIKVYMYDETRSTPQLSFTIRHLNAISGDMFSASHNLPTDNGKKVYDQYGGQLIPPDDQNLVDEVTGNVKKIKTLSFEAAKNKGLIEIVGKEIDEAYYAAVRPVSLSSERNLKIVYSPLHGTGLTSVYPVLKELDFDVTLDPATSHLSGAFENVTFNIPNPEVVESFDHSLPFAQEVDADILLSTDPDADRIGVMVKHKGDWRFLSGNEIGIILSQYAISKYKAQGRLNPENVIIKTDVTTSLIQKIAAENGIRCIGDLLVGFKYIGDLMNKIEADDQIDHFIMGTEESHGYLMGNYARDKDAACAAIWLGEHAAELKKQDKTLLDDLADIYARYGYCHNYLTEIRLLGAKGMEQILMIMSHLRDTQIDSIGNFKVENKIDRRDGEPQPHLSRTDTSARNMLVYRLANTPDTNSLRVTVRPSGTEPKIKMYFEVFGKPFQRADIESEKQKVIKTRERLEKNFMQYCYKLLDVDFPERGFLLFWQLPLDAKLKYFEIEEEIIGLKRLSDENQRREELFKLLEFLGANPIQKIDKAFEAKYQSGIMEYLKLS; from the coding sequence ATGACAATAAACGCCCTGTTGGCAAAAGCAAAAGACGGCTTTAGTACCCTGGATATTTCTCAAAATTATGTCGATGACGCCCTCAAATGGCTGGAGATGTGGTTAAGCGATGCAATGTTTGCCGATTATGTTTCCCAGATTCAATATTTAATCGATAACGAGCGCTGGAATTTTTTGCTGGATGCGTTTTACCAGATTATTCCTTTTGGCACCGGCGGTCGCCGGGGTCTGGTCGGCATTGGTCCCAACCGCATCAATACCTGGACCATTCAAGCCTCCGCCCAGGGCCATTCGCAGTACCTGATTAACATGTACGGTGAAGACGCCAAACAACGAGGGGTTGTGCTGACTTATGATGTAAGAAAATACGTTCAAAAGGGCATCTACGATGATTCGGCCCCCAATCCCGTAATGGATTTGGATGGCCGTAAGCTGGCAATCGCTGCCGCCGAAGTATATACGGCTAACCAGATCAAGGTGTATATGTACGACGAGACGCGCAGCACGCCCCAGCTCTCATTTACCATTCGCCATCTGAATGCCATATCCGGTGATATGTTCAGTGCCAGCCATAATCTGCCCACCGACAACGGCAAAAAGGTCTATGATCAGTATGGCGGTCAGCTGATACCACCTGATGATCAGAACCTGGTGGATGAAGTTACCGGCAATGTCAAAAAAATCAAAACCCTATCCTTTGAAGCTGCCAAAAACAAGGGGCTCATCGAAATCGTCGGAAAAGAAATTGATGAGGCCTATTACGCGGCCGTTCGCCCGGTATCGCTTTCCAGCGAACGCAACTTAAAAATCGTTTATTCCCCTTTGCACGGAACCGGTCTGACATCGGTTTATCCGGTCCTAAAAGAGCTGGATTTTGATGTCACCCTCGATCCGGCAACCTCACATTTAAGCGGTGCTTTTGAAAACGTCACCTTCAACATACCCAATCCGGAAGTGGTTGAATCCTTTGACCACTCGCTGCCGTTTGCTCAAGAGGTGGATGCCGACATTTTGCTCAGCACCGATCCGGATGCGGATCGCATCGGTGTAATGGTTAAACACAAAGGCGACTGGCGGTTTTTGAGCGGTAATGAAATCGGTATTATCCTCTCGCAATATGCCATCTCAAAATACAAAGCCCAGGGGCGCCTCAACCCGGAAAATGTTATCATCAAAACCGATGTGACCACATCGTTGATTCAAAAAATTGCCGCTGAAAACGGCATCCGCTGTATCGGTGATTTGCTGGTGGGGTTTAAATATATTGGCGACCTTATGAATAAAATTGAGGCCGATGATCAAATCGATCACTTCATAATGGGTACCGAAGAGAGCCATGGTTATCTGATGGGCAATTATGCCCGGGACAAAGATGCCGCCTGCGCTGCGATTTGGCTGGGTGAACATGCCGCTGAGCTTAAAAAACAGGACAAAACGCTTTTGGATGATCTGGCGGATATCTATGCCCGTTACGGTTACTGCCACAATTACTTAACTGAAATCAGGCTGCTGGGTGCCAAGGGCATGGAGCAAATATTGATGATCATGAGTCATTTGCGGGACACCCAGATTGATTCGATCGGTAATTTCAAAGTTGAAAATAAAATCGACCGCCGTGACGGTGAACCGCAGCCGCATCTGTCGCGAACCGACACATCGGCCCGTAACATGCTGGTGTACCGACTGGCCAATACCCCGGACACCAACAGCCTGCGGGTGACGGTAAGACCCTCAGGTACCGAGCCCAAAATAAAAATGTATTTTGAGGTATTTGGCAAACCGTTTCAACGGGCAGATATCGAATCTGAAAAGCAAAAAGTGATCAAGACCCGGGAGCGACTGGAAAAAAATTTTATGCAGTATTGCTACAAATTGCTGGATGTCGATTTTCCGGAGAGAGGCTTTTTGCTCTTCTGGCAACTGCCGCTTGATGCCAAATTAAAGTATTTTGAGATCGAAGAGGAGATCATCGGTCTAAAGCGCCTTTCAGATGAAAACCAACGCCGAGAAGAATTGTTCAAATTATTAGAATTTTTAGGTGCCAATCCAATTCAAAAAATAGACAAAGCCTTCGAAGCGAAGTATCAGTCTGGAATTATGGAATATCTTAAGTTGTCTTAA
- a CDS encoding sugar phosphorylase — protein sequence MEKVKRLLNQIYGEQTGKLALEQITPIIEKYAVQNRRKDSYFSQEDVVLITYGDSLKKEGEAPLATLHAFANQYLKGAISNIHFLPFFPYSSDDGFSVMDFFKIDPELGTWQEVAAIGQDFELMFDYVVNHFSSKGQWFQNYLEGQNGFEEFAIEMDPTIDLTMVTRPRSLPLLSEYKKKDGKTVHLWTTFSADQIDFNFRSLDVLEKMIDVLLFYADQGATILRLDAIAYLWKEIGTNCIHLSQTHDMVKLFRAVLDLVAPDVIILTETNVPHDENISYFGDGRDEAQMVYNFTLPPLLFHTFVSEDATILSEWAKGLLLRSKDNTFFNFTASHDGIGVRPLEGILEPNKIENLAEIAKSNEGQVSYKRNPDGSDSPYELNITYVDAILGDKASTDADKFLASQSIQYALPGVPATYIHSLLGSRNWVEGVKETGRARTINREKLQVEELMAELNDPQSFRSRVFFPYLNLIKKRKQQSAFHPNADFEILEIDPKIFGIKRSSRDQIIVALTNISSESISISLPAKTAPGTMVDLITGDKIDSAGIQLNPYQYLWLQEEQ from the coding sequence ATGGAAAAAGTAAAACGTCTACTGAACCAGATATACGGGGAACAGACCGGTAAGCTGGCTCTGGAGCAAATTACGCCCATCATTGAAAAGTATGCCGTTCAAAACCGCCGAAAGGATAGCTATTTTTCCCAGGAAGATGTGGTTCTGATCACTTACGGCGACTCTCTTAAAAAGGAGGGAGAAGCTCCTCTGGCCACGTTGCATGCATTTGCGAATCAATACTTGAAGGGCGCCATTTCCAATATTCATTTTTTGCCTTTTTTTCCCTACTCTTCCGATGACGGCTTTTCGGTTATGGACTTTTTTAAAATCGACCCCGAACTGGGTACCTGGCAGGAGGTGGCAGCCATCGGTCAGGATTTTGAGCTGATGTTTGATTACGTGGTCAACCACTTCTCCTCAAAAGGGCAGTGGTTTCAAAACTACCTGGAAGGCCAAAACGGATTTGAAGAATTTGCCATTGAAATGGATCCCACCATCGATCTAACCATGGTTACCCGGCCGCGATCTTTGCCGCTTTTATCAGAGTATAAAAAGAAAGATGGTAAAACGGTACATTTATGGACCACATTCAGTGCCGACCAAATCGATTTTAATTTCAGGAGCCTGGATGTTCTTGAAAAAATGATCGATGTGTTGTTGTTTTATGCCGATCAAGGCGCCACTATCTTAAGGCTCGATGCCATTGCGTATCTATGGAAGGAAATCGGCACCAACTGCATTCACCTGTCTCAAACCCATGATATGGTCAAGTTGTTTCGGGCGGTTTTAGACCTGGTGGCGCCGGATGTGATCATTTTAACCGAAACCAACGTCCCGCATGATGAAAATATCAGCTACTTTGGTGACGGCCGCGATGAAGCCCAGATGGTCTATAATTTTACGCTGCCGCCGCTGCTTTTTCATACCTTCGTCAGCGAAGATGCCACCATCCTTTCTGAGTGGGCCAAAGGGCTTCTTCTACGATCAAAGGATAACACGTTTTTTAATTTTACCGCCTCCCATGATGGAATTGGTGTGCGCCCGCTGGAAGGCATCCTGGAGCCGAATAAAATCGAAAACCTTGCTGAAATTGCAAAATCCAATGAGGGTCAGGTTTCCTACAAACGCAATCCTGACGGATCCGATAGCCCCTATGAACTCAACATTACCTATGTAGACGCGATTCTGGGTGACAAGGCCTCGACCGATGCCGATAAGTTTTTGGCTTCCCAATCCATTCAATATGCCCTGCCGGGCGTGCCGGCTACCTATATCCATAGTCTGCTGGGATCGCGCAACTGGGTAGAGGGTGTCAAAGAGACCGGGCGTGCCCGCACGATAAATCGCGAAAAGCTCCAGGTTGAAGAGCTTATGGCCGAGTTAAATGACCCGCAATCCTTTCGCTCCCGGGTCTTTTTTCCCTATCTGAATTTAATCAAGAAGCGCAAACAACAAAGCGCCTTTCACCCCAATGCCGATTTTGAAATCTTAGAAATTGATCCCAAAATTTTTGGGATCAAACGCAGCAGCCGGGATCAAATAATTGTTGCCCTTACCAACATATCATCTGAATCCATTTCGATTTCCCTGCCCGCAAAAACAGCCCCAGGAACGATGGTGGATTTAATCACCGGCGATAAAATAGACAGTGCAGGCATTCAACTAAATCCGTATCAATACCTATGGCTACAAGAAGAACAATAA
- the pgl gene encoding 6-phosphogluconolactonase yields the protein MVTISKNRKVQIADDAEAMSRAAAKTLIEHIAKQLQTKDVFSIALSGGSTPRKLYALMANDPGLRKQVPWQQIHFFWGDERHVPADHPDSNYRMAYEALLSKVPIPPANIHRIRAENPDADKAAQEYARDMRRFFGIAGSEPPRFNCVLLGMGSDGHTASLFPGSPALGEQNRLVMANWVEKFNSFRITLTLPVINNADLILLLVSGDQKAETLKAVLADDSDTIRFPVQYLQPKNGVLTWLLDQRAASRLKSDA from the coding sequence ATGGTTACGATCTCAAAAAATCGGAAAGTTCAAATTGCTGACGATGCCGAAGCCATGAGCAGAGCAGCAGCTAAAACACTCATCGAGCACATAGCGAAACAATTGCAGACAAAAGATGTATTTAGCATCGCCTTGTCGGGCGGCTCCACACCGCGCAAGCTATACGCCCTAATGGCCAATGATCCCGGGCTGCGCAAACAAGTTCCCTGGCAGCAGATCCATTTTTTCTGGGGTGATGAGCGCCATGTGCCAGCTGACCATCCGGACAGCAACTACCGTATGGCCTATGAAGCCCTGCTGTCAAAGGTGCCCATTCCGCCGGCCAACATTCACCGCATCCGTGCTGAGAACCCCGATGCCGATAAAGCAGCTCAAGAATATGCTCGCGACATGCGGCGGTTCTTTGGTATCGCCGGCAGCGAGCCGCCGCGCTTTAATTGTGTGCTGCTGGGGATGGGATCGGATGGCCACACCGCCTCACTCTTTCCCGGATCTCCAGCCCTTGGTGAACAAAATCGTCTGGTAATGGCCAATTGGGTAGAAAAATTCAATTCTTTCCGCATCACATTAACCTTACCGGTCATTAACAACGCAGATCTGATTCTGCTGCTGGTCAGTGGTGACCAGAAAGCAGAGACGCTCAAAGCGGTGCTGGCGGACGATTCTGATACGATTCGATTTCCCGTGCAATACCTACAGCCCAAGAATGGCGTATTGACCTGGTTGCTGGATCAACGAGCCGCCAGTCGACTGAAGTCAGATGCCTAA